Proteins encoded within one genomic window of Micromonospora halotolerans:
- the ahcY gene encoding adenosylhomocysteinase, with protein MTSTLPAAPRGASSGARPSTLAEGDYKVADLSLAAFGRKEIRLAEHEMPGLMAIRREFADAQPLADARITGSLHMTIQTAVLIETLVALGAQVRWASCNIFSTQDHAAAAIVVGPEGTPEAPAGVPVYAWKGESLEEYWWCTEQVLTWPDGHGPNMILDDGGDATLLVHKGAEFEKAGVVPPVESADSEEYAVILQLLHRSLAEDGQRWTRIAAGIKGVTEETTTGVHRLYEMHRAGTLLFPAINVNDSVTKSKFDNKYGCRHSLIDGINRATDVLIGGKMAVVMGYGDVGKGCAESLRGQGARVVVTEVDPICALQAAMDGYQVATLDDVVEQADIFITATGCFNVITHEHMARMKHQAIVGNIGHFDNEIDMAGLSKRADVTRENIKPQVDVWRFEDGHAIIVLSEGRLLNLGNATGHPSFVMSNSFANQTIAQIELFTKTDEYPVGVYVLPKHLDEKVARLHLGALGAKLSTLTKEQAAYLGVSPEGPFKPEHYRY; from the coding sequence ATGACCAGCACCCTCCCGGCGGCCCCCCGTGGCGCGTCGTCCGGAGCCCGGCCGAGCACCCTCGCCGAGGGCGACTACAAGGTGGCGGATCTGTCGCTCGCCGCGTTCGGGCGTAAGGAGATCCGGCTCGCCGAGCACGAGATGCCCGGCCTGATGGCGATCCGTCGCGAGTTCGCCGACGCCCAGCCGCTCGCCGACGCCCGCATCACCGGCTCGCTGCACATGACCATCCAGACCGCCGTCCTGATCGAGACCCTGGTCGCGCTCGGCGCGCAGGTCCGCTGGGCGTCCTGCAACATCTTCTCCACCCAGGACCACGCCGCCGCCGCGATCGTCGTCGGCCCGGAGGGCACCCCCGAGGCCCCGGCCGGTGTCCCGGTCTACGCCTGGAAGGGCGAGAGCCTGGAGGAATACTGGTGGTGCACCGAGCAGGTGCTCACCTGGCCCGACGGGCACGGCCCGAACATGATCCTCGACGACGGCGGCGACGCCACCCTGCTCGTGCACAAGGGCGCCGAGTTCGAGAAGGCCGGCGTCGTGCCGCCGGTCGAGTCGGCCGACTCCGAGGAATACGCGGTCATCCTCCAGCTGCTGCACCGCTCGCTCGCCGAGGACGGCCAGCGCTGGACCCGGATCGCCGCCGGCATCAAGGGCGTGACCGAGGAGACCACCACCGGCGTGCACCGGCTCTACGAGATGCACCGGGCCGGCACGCTGCTCTTCCCGGCCATCAACGTCAACGACTCGGTGACCAAGAGCAAGTTCGACAACAAGTACGGCTGCCGCCACTCGCTCATCGACGGCATCAACCGCGCCACCGATGTGCTGATCGGCGGCAAGATGGCCGTCGTCATGGGCTACGGCGACGTGGGCAAGGGCTGCGCCGAGTCGCTGCGCGGCCAGGGTGCCCGGGTCGTGGTGACCGAGGTCGACCCGATCTGCGCCCTCCAGGCGGCGATGGACGGTTACCAGGTGGCCACCCTGGACGACGTGGTCGAGCAGGCCGACATCTTCATCACGGCGACCGGCTGCTTCAACGTCATCACTCACGAGCACATGGCCCGGATGAAGCACCAGGCCATCGTCGGCAACATCGGCCACTTCGACAACGAGATCGACATGGCCGGCCTGTCGAAGCGCGCCGACGTGACGCGGGAGAACATCAAGCCGCAGGTCGACGTGTGGCGCTTCGAGGACGGCCACGCCATCATCGTGCTCTCCGAGGGCCGCCTGCTGAACCTGGGCAACGCCACCGGTCACCCGAGCTTCGTGATGTCGAACTCGTTCGCCAACCAGACCATCGCCCAGATCGAGCTCTTCACCAAGACCGACGAGTACCCGGTCGGGGTGTACGTGCTCCCCAAGCACCTGGACGAGAAGGTCGCCCGGCTGCACCTGGGCGCGCTCGGCGCCAAGCTGAGCACCCTCACCAAGGAGCAGGCCGCCTACCTGGGCGTGTCCCCGGAGGGCCCGTTCAAGCCGGAGCACTACCGCTACTGA
- a CDS encoding RDD family protein translates to MRAQPPPPAPWADAGLVSGEAVELDVRAARLGSRVLALLIDLVAQLAVALLLSAALSVLVLSLPGDIMDAALAGGMQLVLLVLVLVGYPVLMERFAGGRTLGKLAVGLRVVRADGGPVGVGQSLTRALVGVAVEWPGLVLPLLSWAASVTVMLSDPRGRRLGDLVAGTLVVHTRGAGGWRPAPPPVPPLLGWAGTLDLTRVDDGLALAVRQYLGRVHQLARPDRVRLGRELWAEVAAVTSPPPPWSAPEPAYLAAVLAERGRRAAYRLGRSRAVTATLWPELMPAPATAPAPAVLRPAAPSRAVPHQPDPVRGQPTSVDARR, encoded by the coding sequence GTGCGCGCGCAACCTCCCCCACCGGCACCGTGGGCCGACGCCGGTCTGGTCAGCGGCGAGGCGGTGGAGCTGGACGTCCGGGCGGCCCGGCTCGGCTCCCGGGTGCTCGCCCTGCTGATCGACCTGGTGGCGCAGCTCGCGGTGGCGCTGCTGCTCAGCGCGGCGTTGTCTGTGCTGGTGCTCAGCCTGCCGGGGGACATCATGGACGCCGCGCTGGCCGGCGGGATGCAGCTCGTGCTGCTGGTGCTGGTGCTGGTCGGCTACCCGGTGCTCATGGAGCGCTTCGCGGGCGGCCGGACGCTGGGCAAGCTGGCCGTGGGGCTGCGGGTGGTCCGCGCCGACGGCGGTCCGGTCGGGGTCGGCCAGTCGCTGACCCGCGCGCTGGTCGGCGTGGCGGTGGAGTGGCCGGGGCTGGTGCTTCCGCTGCTGAGCTGGGCGGCGAGCGTGACCGTGATGCTGAGCGACCCGCGCGGGCGGCGGCTGGGCGATCTGGTGGCCGGGACGCTGGTGGTGCACACCCGGGGCGCCGGCGGGTGGCGGCCGGCCCCGCCACCCGTGCCGCCGCTGCTCGGCTGGGCGGGCACCCTCGACCTGACCCGGGTGGACGACGGGCTGGCGCTGGCCGTCCGGCAGTACCTGGGCCGGGTGCACCAGCTCGCCCGGCCGGACCGGGTCCGGCTGGGCCGGGAGCTGTGGGCGGAGGTCGCGGCGGTCACCTCGCCGCCCCCGCCGTGGTCCGCGCCCGAGCCGGCCTACCTGGCCGCCGTGCTGGCCGAGCGGGGGCGCCGGGCCGCGTACCGGCTGGGGCGGTCCCGGGCGGTCACCGCCACGCTCTGGCCCGAGCTGATGCCCGCGCCGGCCACCGCGCCGGCGCCGGCCGTGCTGCGGCCCGCCGCGCCGTCGCGCGCGGTCCCCCACCAACCCGATCCGGTACGCGGACAGCCCACCTCGGTCGACGCCCGGCGCTGA
- a CDS encoding cation diffusion facilitator family transporter, translating into MSANGGTRAIVAALAANIGIAVTKFIAFLLTGSSSMLAESIHSVADSGNQGLLLLGGRRAKREATPEHPFGYGRERYIYAFIVAIVLFSVGGLFALYEAYHKAQHPEPITEWQWVPVAVLVIAIGMESFSFRTAIQESNHIRGNQSWVRFIRRAKAPELPVVLLEDFGALIGLVFALFGVGMTLITGNGMWDAAGTAMIGVLLVIIAITLAIETKSLLLGEGAERHDLAKIERAVTEGPEVERIIHMKTLYLGPEELMVAAKIGVPACETAEDLARGINAVEARIRAAVPIARVIYLEPDIYSVAADRAGTGQAAHTAVPQPDGDAGGDEVAGRPGS; encoded by the coding sequence GTGAGCGCCAACGGTGGGACTCGGGCGATCGTCGCCGCCCTGGCGGCCAACATCGGCATCGCCGTCACGAAGTTCATCGCGTTCCTGCTGACCGGCTCCTCGTCGATGCTGGCCGAGTCGATCCACTCGGTGGCCGACTCGGGCAACCAGGGCCTGCTGCTGCTCGGCGGCCGGCGGGCCAAGCGGGAGGCCACCCCGGAACACCCGTTCGGTTACGGCCGGGAGCGCTACATCTACGCGTTCATCGTGGCGATCGTGCTGTTCAGCGTCGGTGGCCTCTTCGCGCTGTATGAGGCGTACCACAAGGCGCAGCATCCGGAGCCGATCACCGAGTGGCAGTGGGTTCCGGTGGCCGTCCTGGTGATCGCGATCGGCATGGAGAGCTTCTCGTTCCGGACCGCCATCCAGGAGTCCAACCACATCCGCGGCAACCAGTCCTGGGTGCGGTTCATCCGCCGGGCCAAGGCCCCGGAGCTGCCGGTGGTGCTGCTGGAGGACTTCGGCGCGCTGATCGGTCTGGTGTTCGCGCTGTTCGGCGTGGGGATGACCCTGATCACCGGGAACGGCATGTGGGACGCGGCCGGCACTGCGATGATCGGCGTACTGCTGGTGATCATCGCGATCACCCTGGCCATCGAGACCAAGAGTCTGCTGCTCGGCGAGGGCGCGGAGCGCCACGATCTGGCGAAGATCGAGCGGGCGGTCACCGAGGGGCCGGAGGTCGAGCGGATCATCCACATGAAGACGCTCTACCTGGGCCCGGAGGAGCTGATGGTGGCCGCGAAGATCGGGGTGCCGGCCTGCGAGACCGCCGAGGATCTCGCCCGGGGCATCAACGCCGTCGAGGCGCGGATCCGCGCGGCCGTGCCGATCGCCCGGGTCATCTACCTGGAGCCGGACATCTACAGCGTGGCGGCGGACCGGGCGGGCACCGGGCAGGCGGCGCACACCGCCGTCCCGCAGCCGGACGGCGACGCGGGGGGCGACGAGGTCGCCGGACGGCCCGGGAGCTGA
- a CDS encoding DUF58 domain-containing protein, with product MTWRAGLLLAVSAATLPAWPAPFLGVAVLTAGVLLLVALDWALAAPLHGVTATRAGDRAVRLGGTATVTLHLANTSTRTLHAQVRDAWVPSAGARPDVPAGQVRTVAPGGTATLPVRLTPTRRGDRPAVALTVRSLGPLRLAFRQRTGHPATPPWTLRALPRFDSRRHLPEKLARLRIIDGVQVTRGRGHGTEFDTLREYVVGDDVRSIDWRASARRSDVLVRTWRPERDRRLVCVLDTGRTSAVRLGDEPRLDTAIDAALLLTALAARAGDRVDLLAADTAIRARVTGSGRPALLARLVDAVAPLQPALVETDFELIAGEVLRRERQRSLVVLFTALEAGALGEGLLPVLPRLAARHRVVLAATHDPVLAGLTTTPPASPDDAYAAAAAWRALAERDRVRAALSRHGVTVVDAPADRLAPAVADTYLRLKSLGQL from the coding sequence ATGACCTGGCGGGCGGGTCTGCTGCTCGCGGTGAGCGCGGCCACCCTGCCGGCCTGGCCGGCGCCGTTCCTCGGCGTCGCCGTCCTGACCGCGGGAGTCCTGCTGCTGGTCGCCCTCGACTGGGCCCTCGCGGCGCCGCTGCACGGGGTCACCGCCACCCGCGCCGGTGACCGCGCGGTCCGGCTGGGCGGCACCGCGACGGTCACCCTGCACCTGGCCAACACCTCCACCCGCACCCTGCACGCCCAGGTACGCGACGCCTGGGTGCCCTCGGCCGGGGCGCGGCCCGACGTCCCCGCCGGGCAGGTGCGCACCGTCGCACCGGGCGGCACGGCCACGCTGCCGGTCCGGCTCACCCCGACCCGGCGCGGCGACCGGCCCGCGGTGGCGCTGACCGTCCGCTCGCTCGGGCCGCTGCGGCTGGCCTTCCGGCAGCGCACCGGCCACCCGGCCACACCACCGTGGACGCTGCGGGCGCTGCCCCGCTTCGACTCGCGGCGGCACCTGCCCGAGAAGCTGGCCCGGCTCCGGATCATCGACGGCGTCCAGGTCACCCGGGGGCGCGGCCACGGCACCGAGTTCGACACCCTCCGCGAGTACGTGGTCGGCGACGACGTGCGCTCGATCGACTGGCGGGCCAGCGCCCGCCGCTCCGACGTGCTGGTCCGCACCTGGCGGCCGGAGCGGGACCGGCGGCTCGTGTGCGTGCTGGACACCGGCCGCACCTCGGCGGTCCGGCTCGGCGACGAACCCCGGCTGGACACCGCGATCGACGCGGCGCTGCTGCTCACCGCGCTGGCCGCCCGGGCCGGCGACCGGGTCGACCTGCTCGCCGCCGACACCGCGATCCGGGCGCGGGTGACCGGCAGCGGCCGGCCCGCCCTGCTCGCCCGGCTGGTGGACGCGGTCGCCCCGCTCCAGCCGGCACTCGTGGAGACCGACTTCGAGCTGATCGCCGGGGAGGTGCTGCGCCGGGAACGGCAGCGCAGCCTCGTGGTGCTGTTCACCGCCCTGGAGGCCGGCGCGCTCGGCGAGGGCCTGCTGCCGGTGCTGCCCCGGCTGGCCGCCCGGCACCGGGTGGTGCTCGCGGCCACCCACGACCCGGTGCTGGCCGGGCTCACCACCACCCCGCCCGCGAGCCCCGACGACGCGTACGCCGCCGCGGCCGCCTGGCGGGCCCTCGCCGAGCGGGACCGGGTCCGGGCCGCCCTGTCCCGGCACGGGGTGACCGTGGTGGACGCCCCCGCCGACCGGCTCGCCCCGGCGGTCGCCGACACCTACCTGCGGCTCAAGTCCCTCGGCCAGCTCTGA
- the manA gene encoding mannose-6-phosphate isomerase, class I translates to MELLQGRIRDYAWGSRTAIAELQGRPVPSAGPEAELWLGAHPGAPATVDRDGSRVSLTDLLDAEPAHWLGEHLVGRFGTRLPFLLKVLAADAPLSLQAHPDAAQARAGYAADADRVNYVDPYHKPELLVALSEFEALCGFRDPAESAAAISAFGVPGLEPVVAALRTGPAGLREAVRLLLNWPAAERAGLVADVLAADVAGPDADLARALAADYPADPGVVVALLLHHVRLAPGEAIWMPAGNLHAYLRGTGVEIMAASDNVLRGGLTPKRVDVDELLRVLRFEVLDEPVVRPEPVAPGVVTWPVPVDDFALHRVEVTPGGPEARLALPGPRVVLCRAGELVVDDGVGRVTLTAGQAAIGAAAGGPLVLGGDGEGFVATAGVR, encoded by the coding sequence GTGGAACTGCTGCAGGGCCGGATCCGGGACTACGCCTGGGGCTCCCGCACCGCGATCGCGGAGTTGCAGGGGCGTCCGGTGCCGAGCGCCGGGCCGGAGGCCGAGCTGTGGCTGGGCGCCCACCCGGGCGCCCCGGCCACCGTGGACCGGGACGGCAGCCGCGTCAGCCTCACCGACCTGCTGGACGCCGAGCCGGCGCACTGGCTGGGCGAGCACCTGGTCGGCCGGTTCGGCACCCGGCTGCCGTTCCTGTTGAAGGTGCTGGCCGCGGATGCCCCGCTGAGCCTCCAGGCCCATCCGGACGCCGCGCAGGCCCGGGCCGGCTACGCCGCGGACGCGGACCGGGTGAACTACGTCGACCCGTACCACAAGCCGGAGCTGCTGGTCGCGCTGTCGGAGTTCGAGGCGTTGTGCGGTTTCCGCGACCCGGCCGAGTCGGCCGCGGCGATCTCGGCGTTCGGCGTACCCGGGCTGGAACCGGTGGTGGCGGCGCTGCGCACCGGGCCGGCAGGGCTGCGGGAGGCCGTACGCCTGCTGTTGAACTGGCCGGCGGCGGAGCGGGCCGGGCTGGTGGCGGACGTGCTGGCGGCGGACGTCGCCGGGCCGGACGCCGACCTGGCCCGGGCCCTGGCGGCCGACTACCCGGCCGACCCGGGCGTGGTGGTGGCGCTGCTGCTGCACCACGTCCGGCTGGCGCCCGGCGAGGCGATCTGGATGCCGGCCGGCAACCTGCACGCCTACCTGCGGGGCACGGGCGTCGAGATCATGGCGGCCAGCGACAACGTGCTGCGCGGTGGCCTCACCCCGAAGCGGGTGGACGTGGACGAGTTGCTGCGGGTGCTGCGCTTCGAGGTGCTCGACGAGCCGGTGGTCCGGCCGGAGCCGGTGGCGCCCGGGGTGGTGACCTGGCCGGTGCCGGTGGACGACTTCGCGCTGCACCGGGTCGAGGTGACGCCCGGCGGCCCGGAGGCGCGGCTGGCGCTGCCCGGCCCGCGGGTGGTGCTCTGCCGCGCCGGCGAGCTCGTCGTGGACGACGGGGTGGGTCGCGTCACCCTGACGGCCGGCCAGGCGGCGATCGGCGCCGCGGCGGGCGGCCCGCTGGTGCTCGGCGGCGACGGCGAGGGGTTCGTCGCCACCGCCGGCGTCCGCTGA
- the efeO gene encoding iron uptake system protein EfeO — MRTTRFVVPAAAGVLVVAGLTGCGGGDDSDAKAGGPIAVKATDSACEVDSTEIEAGQVTFKVTNSGSKVNEFYVYAAGDRVMGEVENIAPGLSRELRVELPAGTYETACKPGMSGRGIRGALKVSGTVATVAPDAALGQATASYQRYVQSQTAALLTRTEEFVAAVKANDVARAKDLYPVARTYWERIEPVAESFGDLDPKIDGREEVVEEGMQFTGFHRIEKDLWTTGDISKDGAIADQLLVDVKAIVAKANAEKLTPLQLANGAKALLDEVASGKITGEEERYSHTDLWDFNANLEGSKAAIAALRPALEQRSPDLVKQLDTEFAAVEAALGKHRAGDGWKLHTQLSKAELKELSDSINALAEPISKVAAVVAR; from the coding sequence ATGCGTACCACTCGATTCGTCGTGCCCGCCGCCGCCGGGGTGCTCGTCGTCGCCGGACTGACCGGATGCGGGGGCGGTGACGACTCCGACGCCAAGGCGGGCGGTCCGATCGCCGTCAAGGCCACCGACAGCGCCTGCGAGGTCGACAGCACCGAGATCGAGGCCGGGCAGGTGACCTTCAAGGTGACCAACTCCGGGTCCAAGGTCAACGAGTTCTACGTCTACGCCGCCGGTGACCGGGTGATGGGCGAGGTGGAGAACATCGCCCCCGGCCTGAGCCGCGAGCTGCGCGTCGAACTGCCCGCCGGCACGTACGAGACCGCCTGCAAGCCCGGCATGAGCGGCCGCGGCATCCGGGGCGCGCTGAAGGTCAGCGGCACCGTCGCGACCGTCGCCCCCGACGCCGCCCTCGGCCAGGCCACCGCCAGCTACCAGCGCTACGTGCAGAGCCAGACCGCCGCCCTGCTCACCAGGACCGAGGAGTTCGTGGCCGCGGTCAAGGCCAACGACGTGGCCCGGGCCAAGGACCTGTACCCGGTGGCCCGCACCTACTGGGAGCGGATCGAGCCGGTCGCGGAGAGCTTCGGCGACCTCGACCCGAAGATCGACGGCCGCGAGGAGGTCGTCGAGGAGGGGATGCAGTTCACCGGCTTCCACCGGATCGAGAAGGACCTGTGGACCACCGGCGACATCAGCAAGGACGGCGCCATCGCCGACCAGCTGCTCGTCGACGTCAAGGCGATCGTGGCGAAGGCCAACGCCGAGAAGCTCACCCCGCTCCAGCTCGCCAACGGCGCCAAGGCCCTCCTCGACGAGGTCGCCAGCGGCAAGATCACCGGCGAGGAGGAGCGGTACTCCCACACCGACCTCTGGGACTTCAACGCCAACCTGGAGGGCTCGAAGGCCGCCATCGCGGCGCTGCGCCCCGCCCTGGAGCAGCGCTCTCCCGACCTGGTCAAGCAGCTCGACACCGAGTTCGCCGCCGTCGAGGCCGCCCTCGGCAAGCACCGGGCCGGCGACGGCTGGAAGCTGCACACCCAGCTCAGCAAGGCCGAGCTCAAGGAACTGTCCGACAGCATCAACGCCCTGGCCGAGCCGATCAGCAAGGTGGCCGCGGTCGTCGCCCGATGA
- the efeB gene encoding iron uptake transporter deferrochelatase/peroxidase subunit, giving the protein MSEPSTDEPTRGTGVSRRRAITLAGAGVAGVAGVAVGAGALLGGGDQASATETAAGAVPFHGEHQAGITTPAQDRLHFVAFDVITKDRARLVALLQEWTAAAARMTAGKDAGVIGAVDGVPEAPPDDTGEALGLPPSQLTITVGFGPTLFRDAQGRDRFGIADKRPAALADLPHFAGDALKPELSGGDICVQACANDPQVAVHAIRNLARIGMGVVSVRWSQLGFGRTSSTSRGQATARNLFGFKDGTANLKAEDADLLREQLWAQPGDGADWMTGGSYLVTRKIRMLVETWDRSPLAEQEMIVGRTKGSGAPLGKRAEFDEPDFAAKGDDGEPVIAETAHVRLAHPDQNDGARLLRRGYNFVDGSDGLGRLDAGLFFIAYQRDPRRQFVPIQTRLARNDAMNEYLRHVSSGLFACPPGVRDAADWWGRALFS; this is encoded by the coding sequence ATGAGCGAACCGAGCACCGACGAGCCGACCCGCGGGACCGGGGTGTCCCGGCGCCGGGCCATCACCCTGGCCGGAGCCGGCGTGGCCGGCGTCGCCGGGGTGGCGGTCGGCGCGGGCGCCCTGCTCGGCGGCGGCGACCAGGCGTCCGCCACCGAGACGGCGGCCGGCGCGGTCCCGTTCCACGGCGAGCACCAGGCCGGCATCACCACCCCGGCCCAGGACCGGCTGCACTTCGTCGCGTTCGACGTCATCACCAAGGACCGGGCGCGGCTGGTCGCGCTGCTCCAGGAGTGGACCGCCGCCGCCGCCCGGATGACCGCCGGCAAGGACGCCGGGGTGATCGGCGCGGTCGACGGCGTGCCGGAGGCCCCGCCGGACGACACGGGCGAGGCGCTCGGGCTGCCCCCGTCGCAGCTCACCATCACCGTCGGCTTCGGCCCGACGCTTTTCCGCGACGCCCAGGGCCGGGACCGGTTCGGCATCGCCGACAAGCGGCCCGCCGCCCTGGCCGACCTGCCGCACTTCGCCGGTGACGCGCTCAAGCCGGAACTCTCCGGCGGCGACATCTGCGTCCAGGCCTGCGCCAACGACCCGCAGGTGGCGGTGCACGCCATCCGCAACCTGGCCCGGATCGGCATGGGCGTGGTGAGCGTCCGCTGGTCCCAGCTCGGCTTCGGGCGTACCTCCTCGACGTCGCGGGGACAGGCCACCGCGCGCAACCTGTTCGGCTTCAAGGACGGCACCGCCAACCTCAAGGCCGAGGACGCCGACCTGCTCCGCGAGCAGCTGTGGGCCCAGCCGGGGGACGGCGCCGACTGGATGACCGGCGGGTCCTACCTGGTCACCCGCAAGATCCGGATGCTGGTCGAGACGTGGGACCGCAGCCCGCTGGCCGAGCAGGAGATGATCGTCGGGCGGACCAAGGGCAGCGGCGCGCCGCTCGGCAAGCGCGCCGAGTTCGACGAGCCGGACTTCGCCGCCAAGGGCGACGACGGCGAGCCGGTGATCGCCGAGACCGCGCACGTCCGGCTCGCCCACCCCGACCAGAACGACGGCGCCCGCCTGCTGCGCCGCGGCTACAACTTCGTGGACGGCTCGGACGGGCTGGGCCGGCTCGACGCCGGGCTCTTCTTCATCGCCTACCAGCGGGACCCGCGCCGGCAGTTCGTGCCGATCCAGACCCGGCTCGCCCGCAACGACGCGATGAACGAATACCTGCGGCACGTCTCCAGCGGCCTGTTCGCCTGCCCGCCCGGCGTCCGCGACGCCGCCGACTGGTGGGGCCGGGCGCTCTTCTCCTGA
- the efeU gene encoding iron uptake transporter permease EfeU, translated as MFATYLIGLREGLEATLVVSILVAFLVKSQRRDRLPQVWAGVGLAVVLSVVFGWLIEYTSTSLLARSEDRELFEAVTSVAAVVFVTWMIFWMRKAARTIAGELRGKLTEALAVGSLAVAGMAFLAVIREGLETALIFYSAAQSAAGGTGAGALLSLAGGVATAVVIGFLLYRSALKINLSKFFTWTGALLILVAAGILKYGVHDFQEAGVLPGLNNQAFDISSTLDPNAWYGALLAGMFNITAAPTVLETIAWVAFAVPVLVLFLRKPAAPARPAAPAAPPASAAAPEPTPAGDAATTPAEPAATEASTDTAPQRA; from the coding sequence ATGTTCGCCACGTACCTGATCGGCCTGCGGGAGGGCCTGGAGGCGACCCTGGTGGTCAGCATCCTGGTCGCCTTCCTCGTGAAGTCGCAACGGCGTGACCGGCTGCCGCAGGTGTGGGCCGGCGTCGGCCTGGCCGTGGTGCTCTCCGTCGTCTTCGGCTGGCTGATCGAGTACACCTCGACCTCGCTGCTGGCCCGCTCCGAGGACCGCGAGCTGTTCGAGGCCGTCACCTCGGTGGCCGCCGTGGTCTTCGTGACCTGGATGATCTTCTGGATGCGCAAGGCCGCCCGGACGATCGCCGGCGAGTTGCGCGGCAAGCTCACCGAGGCGCTCGCCGTCGGCTCCCTCGCGGTCGCCGGCATGGCCTTCCTCGCGGTGATCCGGGAGGGCCTGGAGACCGCGCTCATCTTCTACTCCGCCGCGCAGAGCGCGGCCGGCGGCACCGGCGCCGGTGCGCTGCTCTCCCTGGCCGGCGGCGTGGCCACCGCCGTGGTGATCGGCTTCCTGCTCTACCGCAGCGCCCTGAAGATCAACCTGAGCAAGTTCTTCACCTGGACGGGCGCGCTGCTCATCCTGGTCGCTGCCGGCATCCTCAAGTACGGCGTGCACGACTTCCAGGAGGCCGGCGTGCTGCCCGGCCTCAACAACCAGGCCTTCGACATCTCCTCGACGCTCGACCCGAACGCCTGGTACGGCGCGCTGCTCGCGGGCATGTTCAACATCACCGCCGCGCCGACCGTGCTGGAGACGATCGCCTGGGTGGCCTTCGCGGTCCCGGTGCTCGTCCTCTTCCTGCGCAAGCCGGCCGCCCCGGCCCGGCCCGCCGCGCCCGCCGCCCCGCCGGCCAGCGCCGCCGCGCCCGAGCCGACCCCGGCCGGCGACGCCGCGACCACGCCGGCCGAGCCGGCCGCCACCGAGGCTTCCACCGACACCGCGCCCCAGCGCGCCTGA
- a CDS encoding stage II sporulation protein M has product MDLDAYVAEHGAEWRRLEQLTGRRRLDAAEVDELVALYQRAATHLSALRSRAPEPALVGRLSHLVLGARARITGRPRASWAAVGRFLVADLPAALYRAWPWWCAVATGFSALTGFLIWFVAGHPDTAAAFIGAEAARQLVDSGFAGYYTEFHAPTFAFHLWTHNAWLAAQCLAAGVLVVPVFWLLWQNALNVGVVGGVMVSYGRADVFFGMITPHGLLELTGIYVAAGVGLRTAWAWIAPPAQLTRGRAVAEAGRSAIVVAAGLVGLFAVSALLEAFVTPAPLPVAVRVAIGATAWLAFLAYALLLGGRAVRAGRGT; this is encoded by the coding sequence GTGGATCTGGACGCGTACGTGGCCGAGCACGGCGCCGAGTGGCGGCGGCTGGAGCAGCTGACCGGCCGGCGCAGGCTGGACGCGGCGGAGGTGGACGAGCTGGTGGCGCTCTACCAGCGGGCCGCCACCCACCTCTCCGCGCTGCGCAGCCGGGCCCCGGAACCGGCGCTGGTCGGCCGCCTCTCCCACCTGGTGCTCGGGGCGCGGGCCCGGATCACCGGCCGCCCCCGGGCCTCCTGGGCGGCGGTGGGCCGGTTCCTCGTGGCCGACCTGCCGGCCGCCCTCTACCGGGCCTGGCCCTGGTGGTGCGCGGTGGCCACCGGGTTTAGCGCGCTCACCGGCTTCCTCATCTGGTTCGTCGCCGGCCACCCGGACACCGCCGCCGCGTTCATCGGGGCCGAGGCGGCCCGGCAGCTCGTCGACTCCGGCTTCGCCGGCTACTACACCGAGTTCCACGCGCCGACGTTCGCGTTCCACCTGTGGACGCACAACGCCTGGCTGGCCGCGCAGTGCCTGGCCGCCGGGGTGCTCGTGGTGCCGGTGTTCTGGCTGCTCTGGCAGAACGCGCTGAACGTCGGCGTGGTCGGCGGGGTGATGGTCTCCTACGGCCGGGCCGACGTGTTCTTCGGCATGATCACCCCGCACGGGCTGCTGGAGCTCACCGGCATCTACGTTGCCGCCGGGGTCGGGCTGCGGACCGCCTGGGCCTGGATCGCGCCGCCGGCCCAGCTGACCCGGGGCCGGGCGGTCGCCGAGGCGGGCCGCTCGGCCATCGTGGTCGCCGCCGGCCTGGTCGGGCTCTTCGCGGTCTCCGCGCTGCTGGAGGCGTTCGTGACCCCGGCGCCGCTGCCGGTCGCCGTCCGGGTGGCGATCGGCGCCACGGCCTGGCTGGCCTTCCTGGCGTACGCGCTGCTGCTCGGCGGGCGGGCCGTCAGAGCTGGCCGAGGGACTTGA